In a genomic window of Mycolicibacter heraklionensis:
- a CDS encoding DUF4242 domain-containing protein — protein sequence MTLYLYEIAPLRLDRSDADRAIKELDAVIHRDGGELIEAQVTGEAHRIFAIAEFGSCQAPSIDAATLSVAEASGPHPVRLVGAELAELKAARPGAGYLVEWDLPADLDMDTYLARKKAKSPKYADVPEVTFLRTYVREDMDKCLCFYDAPDETAVRRAREAVTTPIDRLHRLEGEQR from the coding sequence ATGACTCTGTACCTCTACGAGATCGCTCCGCTGCGCCTCGACCGCTCCGACGCCGACCGGGCAATCAAGGAACTCGACGCCGTCATCCACCGAGACGGCGGCGAACTGATCGAGGCCCAGGTGACCGGTGAGGCGCACCGGATCTTCGCGATCGCGGAATTCGGCTCCTGTCAGGCGCCTTCGATCGACGCGGCGACGTTGTCGGTGGCCGAGGCCAGCGGTCCGCACCCGGTACGACTGGTCGGCGCCGAACTCGCGGAACTCAAAGCCGCCCGCCCCGGCGCAGGCTATCTCGTCGAATGGGACCTGCCCGCCGATTTGGACATGGACACCTATCTGGCCCGTAAGAAGGCCAAGTCGCCGAAATACGCCGATGTCCCCGAGGTGACCTTCTTGCGCACCTACGTGCGCGAAGACATGGACAAGTGCCTGTGCTTCTACGACGCCCCGGACGAGACCGCGGTCCGCCGGGCTCGCGAGGCCGTCACCACCCCGATCGACCGACTGCACCGGCTGGAAGGCGAGCAACGGTGA